The Chitinophaga pinensis DSM 2588 region ATTCACACCCGTCTGCACGGTTTGTCCGTCGATATTATTATCCGCCTGTGAAGTCACATTCGCGCCCGTTGTCACATTCACGGTCAGTTTATTCACAGCGCTTTTCAGAATAATGTTGATCACACCCGCAATCGCATCGGAACCATACTGTGCGGCAGCGCCATCACGCAGGATTTCCACACGATCAATCGCAGATGTGGGGATGCTGTTCATATCCGTACCTACAGCGCCACGACCGAAGGTACCGTTTACATTGACCAGGGCAGTATTGTAACGACGCTTACCATTCACCAGTACCAACACCTGATCCGGACCAAGACCACGCAGGGAAGCGGGATCGATATGGTCAGTACCATCAGCAACGGTTTGTGTTCCGGAGCTGAATGAAGGCGCTACGTAGTTGAGTATCTGGTTAATGGATACCTGTGGCGCATCGGCCGCAATCCTTTTAATATCGATTACATCGACAGGAACAGGCGTCTCCGTCTGCGTACGGGGCAGATTACGCGAACCCAGTACGACCAGCTCATTCATGGTTGTACTGGCGGCGAGTACCACGTCAAGCGAGGTGGTTTGTCCGGCGCTCACTGTCACCGTTTTACGTTGCGCGACAAAGCCCACATAGCTGATCTGCACCGTATGCGTACCGGGTACTATCTCCAGTGAGAAACGCCCCTGGGCATTGGTATAACCACCTTTATTGGTATGTTCAATATGGACAGTCGCATTAGCTAAAGGGCCTCTGCCATCTGTAACGGTACCGGTGATGGTGCCTGTCTGGGCGTATGCAAGGGTTGACAGGCATAAAAATGCAAGCAATGGAAGCACAATGCTTCTCAGGTGGGTTACCACGTGTAACATAGGGTTCGATTTAGATTTAGTGTTTAAAGATTTCGGTTATCCGGGTTTTTATGGTGATGAGTCGGTCTTCTATTTTATTGCTACATGTGTTGGCACTGTTCCTGGTCTACGTCTAAAATACTAATTTGGATGCGCATTTTATAATAACTTGCAAATAATCCAGTCACGATAACTTAAGGAAAATCCAGACAACATGCGCAAGGTCTCATTATTACTGGTTATGACCCTCACCAGTACAGCTTATGCTCAGCAGCGTTCTGTAAAGAATGACGCATATCACTACAAGATAGAGAAAACGATTACTGCTTCGCGTGGAGCAGTCGTATCGGCCCATCCCCTTGCGAGTCAGGCAGGATTGCAGATGTTGCAACAAGGTGGTAATGCAGTGGATGCCGCCATCGCCACTCAGCTGGCACTGGCAGTAGTCTATCCTGCGGCAGGTAATCTCGGTGGCGGCGGATTTATGGTCGCACACCTGAAAAATGGGAAAAACGTTACGATCGACTACAGGGAAAAAGCACCCGGCGCCGCATCCAGAGATATGTATATCGACGCCGGTGGTAATGCCAATACAGCCCTTAGTCAGGACGGACATCTGGCTGCCGGCGTACCCGGCACAGTAGCAGGTCTGTTTGCTTCTCTCCCCTATGCAAAACTGACGATACAGCAACTCATTGCACCAGCTATCTTATTAGCTGAAAAAGGATATGCTATCACAGACAGAGAAGCAAAATCACTGAACAGGACACAGGATAATTTCAAGAAATTAAATACACAGGGGAATGCCTTCATAAAAGCTACCCCATGGAAAGCAGGCGATACACTGCTGCAGAAAGATCTCGCAGCGACACTGAAAAGAATCAGAGACAATGGTAAAGCAGGCTTTTATGAAGGTGAAACAGCCCGGCTGATCGTAGCAGAGATGCAACGCGGGCACGGTCTGATGACAGCTGCTGATCTGAAGGCATATGAAGCAAAAGAAAGAACAGCCGTTACTTTCGCCTATAAAAAATACGATATCGTTACCATGCCATTACCCTCCAGCGGTGGCGTAGCTTTACAGCAGATGATGGGTATGGTGGAAAAATACCCGCTGCATGACTGGGGCTTCCACTCCATTGCAGCCATGCACGTGATGATCGAAGCAGAACGTCGTGCATACGCGGATCGTGCGAAGTTCCTCGGTGATCCTGATTTCGTAAAAGTCCCGGTAAAACAGCTCACGGATCCGGCTTATCTGCAAACGCGTATGCAGGACTTCGATCCGAAAAAAGCCAGTGTCAGCACCAATGTACCTGCCGGTAACATCTACGAAAGTAAAGAAACTACCCACCTCTCCGTAATGGACAACGAGGGGAATGCCGTTGCGGTTACCACCACCCTGAATGGTGGCTATGGCTCCAAAGTAGTAGTAGGTGGTGCAGGCTTTTTCCTGAACAATGAAATGGATGACTTCAGTGTAAAACCTGGTGTACCTAATATGTACGGACTGATCGGCGCAGAGGCAAATGCAGTTGCACCGGGCAAACGTATGCTCAGTTCCATGACACCCACCATCGTGCTGAAACAGGGGAAACCCTATATTGTAACAGGTACGCCGGGCGGCTCTACTATTATCACCTCTGTCTTCCAGACGCTGCTGAACCTGCTGGAGTTTAATCTCTCTGCACAACAGGCTGTAGATGCACCGAAATTCCACCACCAATGGCTGCCGGATGAAGTATATGTAGAAGAAGACTTTGATCAGACGCCCCTGAATGGCCTGAAGCAGATGGGATATAAAATCGAACCGAGCAGTCCTATCGGACGCGTGGAACTGATCCGGATCAACGGAAAAGGACAACTGGAAGCAGTAGGCGACAAACGAGGCGATGACAGCGCCGCCGGTTACTGATAACAGCAAAAACTATTGACCATGATAGGAAAAATATATCTGGACAGCGTACTAAAAAGAATTGCCTATTATAAATCATTAGGTGACCAGACCATCGCTGTACTGACAGAACAACAACTACACTGGCAACCGGAAGGCGAGCCTAACAGCATCTGCCACATCATTAAACATATGAGCGGTAATATGCGCTCCCGCTGGACCGACTTCCTGACCAGCGACGGAGAAAAGCCCTGGCGTAACAGGGATACGGAGTTTGAAGCAGATGACTTATCTGCAGCAGCGATTAAACAATTGTGGGAAGATGGCTGGAAATGTATGCTGGATGCAATCGGCGCATTACAGCCGGCAGACCTGGAAAAAACAGTGTACATCCGCAATGAACCACATATTGCCCTCGACGCCATTAACAGGCAACTGGCACACCTCCCCTACCATGTAGGGCAAATTGTGTACATTGGCAAAATGATTAAAAAGAACGACTGGCAAAGCCTGTCTATTCCCAAAGGGAAATCGCAGGACTTCAACCAGGAAATGTTCGGCAAAAAACAATAATAAACATGCGCATCCCATCACGCATCTTCCTGTTCATGGCCCTGTTGGCCATCCTATTCAGCGCCTGCAACAGCAGTCGCAACAACGAACTGCTCCTTCATAAGAAATGGCGTGTATACGATGTAGTAGTGCCACCAGGTAGTCCGTATGACAACACACAGATCACACAGGCAATCGATCTGAAAAGAGGTTATTACACCAATGTCTATTATCAGTTCCTGGATAACAACCTCTTTATCGCTACCATTGACAACAGACCGGACTCCGGTAGATATAAACTGCTGAGTGACGGGAAGATCATATCAGTGACGGCTGCCAACGGACTACGTTCCGCTGCGGACAAGATAACTGAAAACCTCGTAACGATAGTAAAACTCGACGCCACACATTTTGATATGAAAGTGTACACAGGCGAGTACTATTTTATACTGAAAACAAAAGCTGAGTAATATACGCATGGAGGCACAGTTCACACATTCCACGCCCACCAGCACCACCAGTATTGCCGGAAAAGAATATCTCTTCTTTTCCGGTTTTTCTTATCTGGGGCTGCATAGTCATCCGACCTTCAATACATTGCTGAAAGAAGGAATTGACCGGTATGGTACCGTATTCATTTCTTCCAGGATCGCCAATACACGGCTACACCTCTATGAAGAACTGGAACATGCGCTGGCTGTGCACCTGCGACAACAGGCTGCCGCTACATTCTCTTCAGGCTATTTAGCCGCTCAGGCAGCTGTACAGTATGCTGCTACACAAGGTGAGTTATTATACGCAACAAACGCCCATCCGGCATTAAGAACAGGGAAACCAGCCATCCCGACAGAGAACTGGGCGGACTGGGCTGACAAAACAACAGAAAAAGTAAATGCGCATCCTGATCACACTTTTGTGATCGTTGCAGATGGGGTGAATCCTTTAACCAGCACTATCAATGATTTCAGCTGGTTAACTGAAATAAAACGGCAGGTATTGGTACTGATCGACGATTCGCATGGCATAGGAATTGTCTCTGATGACGGCAGTGGTATTGTAAATCGCTTACCGCAATTGTCTGCGCTGCGCTATCTGCTGTCCGCGTCACTGGCAAAGGCATATAGTACACAGGGAGGCGTCGTGGCCGGACATGCAAAAGATGTTGCCGCGATTAAAAAAACGCCCTTGTTTACAGGAGCAACGCCGATGATGCCCGCAAATGCCTGGGCATTCCTGCAAAGCTTTCCTTTACATGCTGCACAGCTTATGTTATTACAGCATAAGATCCGGTACTTTAAGGCGCTAGCAGCAGGAATAGGGTATCTGTACAATCCTTTTCATTTACCCATATTTCTGATAAAGGATCGTTCGGGCATAGAAAAATACCTGCTGGACCATGACATTATGATTTCTTCTTTTGGCTATCCGAATCCTGATAGTCCGCCGGTGAACAGAATCATCATTTCAGCCCAGCACGGTGACAAAGATCTGGAAGTATTGCACACATTACTCATAAACCAATAAGTATGTTACTTAAAAAGATCGGTACACTGCTGCTTTGCAGTTTTTCATTGTTAACCGCCAAAGCTCAGCAACAACCCAAAGAAAAGTCTTCCCTGTTATGGGAAATATCCGGTAAAGACCTTAAAAGCCCATCCTGGTTATATGGCACCATCCATATCGTTTGCCAGGACGATCTGCACTTCTCCGCCGCTACAAAGGAAGCCATCAAACAAACGAAATCATTGTTCCTTGAAATCAACATGTCCGATAAGCAGGAAATGCAATCCCTGCAGGCCGCTATGATGATGCCGGAAGGTTATTCCTTTAAAAGCTTCGTCAATGAGGCAGAATACAAGCAATTAAAAGACTGGTGCCAGGACTCCATGCATATGGACGTGGCAGTACTCGACAGGTTCAAACCACTTGTATTATTATCGCTGATCACCAGACAGTACTTTACTTCCGTTTGCCAGAACCCTGCTTATTGCGAAGCAGAACTGCTGAAGCTCGCACAGGAACAGCAATTGCCTGTTCACGGACTGGAAAAAGCACTGGACCAGGTAGCTATCTTCGACAGCATCCCTGATAAAGAAGAAGCACAGATGATCCTGAAAACAATCGGGGAACCTGAAAAAACACGTGAGACCTATTCACAGATGCTGAAATCTTACCGCGAACAGGATGTTACCGCACTGGCTAAGCTGATGACAGAAACAGAAGATATGGTGCGTTATAAAGATATTCTGCTGGATGACCGTAACCGTAACTGGGTACCACTGATTGCAGCAGCAGCGGCGAAAGAACCCACCTTCTTTGCCGTAGGCGCAGGACACCTGGGTGGTAATACCGGTGTTATCGCGTTATTACGCAAGCAGGGATATACGGTGAAACCGGTGCAATAAGCGCCGGTGCATCAACGATAGCCGGCTTGTCCTGTATCCATCAGGTCATTCAGGGGATGAAAAATTGAATGTCTTCATAGCTGATGCAGCTATGAACTATGGCGCAATTCTGCTAATTTTGCGTCATAAAATCCCGCAACCTGAAAAGAATACCTAAGAAACCAGCCATTATACTCCTTAGTATATCAGGGCTTATTGCTCTGACAATTGTCCTGATGAATATACCGGCAGTAAAACAGTTTACATGTCATACGGCTACAAGCCGGCTATCTGAACAAGCAGTAAAGGAGTCTACAATAAAATCGTCTCTTTTATGGAAAATATCCGGTAAAGATCTGGATCAACCATCCTGGCTCTACGGAACAATAGACATCTTCTGTTCGCAGCAACCTCACATGCCAGATGCCGTACTCACCGCACTAAAACAGTCCCGTTCATTATATCTGACAACAGATGCATCCGTACCTGGCCCTGAAAAGGCAGCGGCAATAAAAGCAGCTATAACGATGCCGGAAGGATATTCTTTCAAAAAACTGTTCAGTGAAGCGGAATATAAAGAGCTGTATGAATGGCTGCCCGACTCTCTAAAAAAGCGCCTGCCATCAATGGACAGATTCAGACCAACAGTCATAAATACCCTGATAATTTATGTGGCTTTTGCACCTTTTTGCAAGGAGCAGGTGTATGACGCTACAGAGTTGATAAAACTCGCTCAGACGAGGCAATTGCCTATATTCGGACTGGAAAAATTAGCTGATATGATAGCGCTGACGGATAGTATTCCGGATGAAGAAGAAGCTCAGATGATGCTTAAAATAATCAGACAACCAGAGAGGATGAATAGCCTATTCTATGGGATTGTCAATGCCTATAAATCACAGGATATCGATTCTATTCTCGTGGCAATGACGGCTACAGAAGACAGCCAACGCCACAAAGCCATGATAGTGGACCGACGCAACCGTAAATGGGCGCCTCTCATTATCGATCAGGCTTCATGGGCGCCGACCTTCTTTGCAATAGCAGCCGCCCACCTGGGAGGCCCCACAGGACTGATCGCATTACTACGTAAAGAAGGCTATACTGTCACCCCCATCCCAATGTAATAAACTGTTAAATACCTGTTACAAACGCCCGCTTACAGACCATAACCAGCGATCAGGCGTTCTGAATGGGATTCTATCAACACACCACCGGATATTAAATCGTTGCTTTCATAGACTATTCAGCTATGGACTATGGACTAATTCAACTATTTTTGCCGGATTAAATCTCGCAGCCTGAAAAAAGTACGCAAAATATTAACTGTAATCTTGCTGAGTTTACTGGGCCTTGTTATCCTGATAAGCGTCCTGGTAAATATTCCGGTGGTACAGAACTTCCTGGTACATGAGGCCACAAGCCGGTTATCCCAACAACTGAAAACCAAAGTTGAAATAGAGCACGTCAATATTCGGCTCTTTAACAGTCTGCGGCTGGAGGGTACCCTGATTGAGGACCGTCACAAGGATACCTTGTTGTATGCCCGCGTACTGCAATTGCGTATTACAGACTGGTTCTTCTTCCAGGAGAAGCCTGTACTGAAGTTCATCGGATTGGAAGATGCAGACGTGAACCTGATCCGCCACAGGAATGATTCACTATGGAATTATCAGTTCATCATCGATGAATTCAGCGCGCCGCCAGATACCACCCGCAAGAAAAAAGAAGGAAGCGGAGGCGTTTCCCTTGACCTGCGTAAAAC contains the following coding sequences:
- the ggt gene encoding gamma-glutamyltransferase, whose product is MRKVSLLLVMTLTSTAYAQQRSVKNDAYHYKIEKTITASRGAVVSAHPLASQAGLQMLQQGGNAVDAAIATQLALAVVYPAAGNLGGGGFMVAHLKNGKNVTIDYREKAPGAASRDMYIDAGGNANTALSQDGHLAAGVPGTVAGLFASLPYAKLTIQQLIAPAILLAEKGYAITDREAKSLNRTQDNFKKLNTQGNAFIKATPWKAGDTLLQKDLAATLKRIRDNGKAGFYEGETARLIVAEMQRGHGLMTAADLKAYEAKERTAVTFAYKKYDIVTMPLPSSGGVALQQMMGMVEKYPLHDWGFHSIAAMHVMIEAERRAYADRAKFLGDPDFVKVPVKQLTDPAYLQTRMQDFDPKKASVSTNVPAGNIYESKETTHLSVMDNEGNAVAVTTTLNGGYGSKVVVGGAGFFLNNEMDDFSVKPGVPNMYGLIGAEANAVAPGKRMLSSMTPTIVLKQGKPYIVTGTPGGSTIITSVFQTLLNLLEFNLSAQQAVDAPKFHHQWLPDEVYVEEDFDQTPLNGLKQMGYKIEPSSPIGRVELIRINGKGQLEAVGDKRGDDSAAGY
- a CDS encoding DUF1572 family protein, with protein sequence MIGKIYLDSVLKRIAYYKSLGDQTIAVLTEQQLHWQPEGEPNSICHIIKHMSGNMRSRWTDFLTSDGEKPWRNRDTEFEADDLSAAAIKQLWEDGWKCMLDAIGALQPADLEKTVYIRNEPHIALDAINRQLAHLPYHVGQIVYIGKMIKKNDWQSLSIPKGKSQDFNQEMFGKKQ
- a CDS encoding pyridoxal phosphate-dependent aminotransferase family protein; its protein translation is MEAQFTHSTPTSTTSIAGKEYLFFSGFSYLGLHSHPTFNTLLKEGIDRYGTVFISSRIANTRLHLYEELEHALAVHLRQQAAATFSSGYLAAQAAVQYAATQGELLYATNAHPALRTGKPAIPTENWADWADKTTEKVNAHPDHTFVIVADGVNPLTSTINDFSWLTEIKRQVLVLIDDSHGIGIVSDDGSGIVNRLPQLSALRYLLSASLAKAYSTQGGVVAGHAKDVAAIKKTPLFTGATPMMPANAWAFLQSFPLHAAQLMLLQHKIRYFKALAAGIGYLYNPFHLPIFLIKDRSGIEKYLLDHDIMISSFGYPNPDSPPVNRIIISAQHGDKDLEVLHTLLINQ
- a CDS encoding TraB/GumN family protein, which produces MLLKKIGTLLLCSFSLLTAKAQQQPKEKSSLLWEISGKDLKSPSWLYGTIHIVCQDDLHFSAATKEAIKQTKSLFLEINMSDKQEMQSLQAAMMMPEGYSFKSFVNEAEYKQLKDWCQDSMHMDVAVLDRFKPLVLLSLITRQYFTSVCQNPAYCEAELLKLAQEQQLPVHGLEKALDQVAIFDSIPDKEEAQMILKTIGEPEKTRETYSQMLKSYREQDVTALAKLMTETEDMVRYKDILLDDRNRNWVPLIAAAAAKEPTFFAVGAGHLGGNTGVIALLRKQGYTVKPVQ
- a CDS encoding TraB/GumN family protein encodes the protein MNIPAVKQFTCHTATSRLSEQAVKESTIKSSLLWKISGKDLDQPSWLYGTIDIFCSQQPHMPDAVLTALKQSRSLYLTTDASVPGPEKAAAIKAAITMPEGYSFKKLFSEAEYKELYEWLPDSLKKRLPSMDRFRPTVINTLIIYVAFAPFCKEQVYDATELIKLAQTRQLPIFGLEKLADMIALTDSIPDEEEAQMMLKIIRQPERMNSLFYGIVNAYKSQDIDSILVAMTATEDSQRHKAMIVDRRNRKWAPLIIDQASWAPTFFAIAAAHLGGPTGLIALLRKEGYTVTPIPM